One genomic segment of Acidobacteriota bacterium includes these proteins:
- a CDS encoding (2Fe-2S)-binding protein, with protein sequence MMEPVILTVNGTDRHLFVAPHRTLLETIREDLRLTGTKHGCELGECGACTVLINGVPILSCLTLTVDATDAEIVTIEGIGSISRPHPLQTSFGEHGATQCGYCTPAMILTAKALLDRDPSPSEQTIAEAIAGNMCRCTGYVSIVRAIAAVVEENQ encoded by the coding sequence ATGATGGAACCGGTGATACTGACGGTGAACGGCACGGACCGCCACCTCTTCGTGGCTCCCCATCGCACGCTGCTCGAGACCATCCGCGAAGACCTTCGCCTCACCGGAACCAAACACGGCTGCGAGCTGGGGGAGTGTGGCGCCTGCACGGTTCTCATCAACGGCGTACCGATCCTCTCCTGCCTCACGCTGACCGTCGACGCAACCGATGCCGAGATCGTCACTATCGAAGGAATCGGATCAATCTCCCGGCCGCACCCTCTCCAAACCTCTTTCGGCGAACACGGTGCGACACAGTGCGGTTACTGCACGCCCGCGATGATTCTCACCGCCAAGGCGCTGCTCGACCGCGACCCCAGCCCCTCCGAGCAGACGATCGCAGAGGCAATCGCCGGCAACATGTGTCGATGTACCGGGTACGTGTCCATCGTCAGAGCGATTGCCGCCGTCGTTGAGGAGAATCAGTGA
- a CDS encoding UbiD family decarboxylase has protein sequence MPFSDLRSFIDRLDEEGQLHRIDREVDWNLELSHVAKLNEERQGGGSALLFENIKDYPGHRVFISAMTARERLALALEMPQDTSLMHLSEEWVDRIHGKRVPPKVVESGPVKENILLGDDADILKIPSPWFYPGDGGRYFGTAGYLITRNLKTGRLNLGTYRAMVGDSRELCIYMIKAKDGEIDFRDYQEAGIPMPVAYVSGSDPTLFLCGSTLFGLDESEYDIAGALRGGPVEVVKAETSDLLVPATAEWVVEGEIVPGETRPEGPFGEYTGYYSGKGDQEQYFIRVKAITHRNEPILWSTTVGRPTTDTHMIMSVNRTASLWNDLRRMQIPGIKAVYGPPAAAGRMLVIISVNQMYHGHSTQVGLAAFASTTGNYGLKTVILVDDDIDVENMDQVMYALSFKYQPEFGTQILHRGRSTPLDPSLPRSNRFMTSRVILDCTTPYEWDEDELPPKIYLDDDMAQHVKDHWDEYFG, from the coding sequence ATGCCGTTCAGCGACCTACGATCATTCATCGACCGACTCGACGAGGAGGGCCAGCTCCATAGGATCGATAGGGAGGTGGACTGGAACCTTGAGCTGAGCCACGTTGCCAAGCTCAACGAGGAACGCCAGGGCGGGGGTTCCGCGCTGCTGTTCGAGAACATCAAGGACTACCCGGGACACCGCGTCTTCATCAGCGCAATGACGGCCAGGGAGCGGCTGGCCCTAGCCCTCGAAATGCCCCAGGACACAAGCCTCATGCACCTCTCCGAGGAATGGGTGGATCGCATCCACGGAAAACGGGTTCCCCCGAAGGTGGTCGAATCAGGGCCCGTCAAGGAGAATATCTTGCTCGGTGACGATGCCGACATCCTGAAGATTCCCTCTCCGTGGTTTTACCCCGGAGATGGGGGACGCTACTTCGGTACCGCTGGATATCTCATCACCCGCAACCTGAAGACGGGGCGCCTGAACCTAGGTACCTATCGCGCCATGGTCGGCGACAGCCGGGAACTGTGCATCTACATGATCAAAGCCAAGGACGGCGAGATCGACTTTCGGGACTACCAGGAAGCCGGGATCCCGATGCCGGTGGCATACGTGTCCGGCAGCGATCCGACGCTCTTCCTCTGCGGAAGCACTCTCTTCGGTCTCGACGAGAGCGAGTACGACATCGCCGGAGCGCTCCGCGGTGGACCAGTCGAGGTCGTGAAAGCCGAGACCTCCGACCTGCTGGTGCCGGCAACCGCTGAATGGGTGGTCGAGGGCGAAATCGTGCCCGGCGAGACCCGTCCGGAGGGACCGTTCGGCGAGTACACCGGTTACTACTCCGGCAAGGGAGACCAGGAGCAGTACTTCATTCGAGTGAAGGCGATCACCCATCGCAACGAGCCGATTCTCTGGTCGACAACTGTCGGCAGGCCCACCACCGACACCCACATGATCATGAGCGTCAACCGCACCGCGTCGCTGTGGAACGACCTGCGGCGTATGCAGATCCCCGGGATCAAGGCCGTGTACGGGCCCCCGGCCGCAGCCGGGCGGATGCTGGTCATCATCTCGGTGAACCAGATGTACCACGGCCACTCGACCCAGGTCGGTCTGGCGGCGTTCGCGTCGACCACAGGGAACTATGGTCTGAAAACGGTGATCCTTGTCGACGACGATATCGACGTTGAGAACATGGATCAGGTGATGTACGCTTTAAGCTTCAAGTATCAGCCGGAGTTCGGCACTCAGATCCTTCACCGGGGGCGTTCAACCCCACTCGATCCGTCCCTTCCCCGTTCGAATCGATTCATGACGTCACGTGTCATCCTCGACTGCACGACACCCTATGAGTGGGACGAGGACGAGCTGCCGCCGAAGATCTACCTCGATGACGACATGGCCCAACATGTGAAGGACCACTGGGACGAGTACTTCGGATGA
- a CDS encoding FAD binding domain-containing protein has protein sequence MLRLPPLRHEAPLTIEEAVALLAEDGALLAAGGSDLVPNLKRRQYPDARSIVSLRRIPDLAGVRVDVDGTIRIGALVTLAEIVLDTRIPAALREAAGAVASPQIRNQGTVGGNLCVDTRCDWLNVPETWRQAAEPCLKAGGEMCWVAPAKKDCWAVSSSDLAPVMIVLGAEVQLINSEGQRSIPVEELYRNDGIAYLAKAPNEILTEITIGVHTDLRATYQKLRRRASIDFPILGVAAAVRLDATGTCTEARIVLGAVASAPLRVPTAEQALIGRTYDSDSIAEAAEAARKLARPLNNTDLTSRYRKRMIPVFVKRALEKLA, from the coding sequence ATGCTACGACTCCCACCCCTTCGCCACGAGGCGCCATTAACAATCGAGGAGGCGGTTGCGCTGCTTGCCGAGGACGGCGCGCTGCTCGCCGCCGGCGGCAGCGACCTTGTTCCGAATCTCAAGCGACGCCAATACCCAGACGCTCGATCCATTGTCTCTCTTCGTCGTATCCCCGACCTGGCGGGAGTAAGGGTCGATGTTGATGGGACCATCCGGATCGGCGCGCTGGTGACGCTCGCCGAAATTGTGCTGGACACGCGAATTCCGGCAGCGCTTCGGGAAGCGGCCGGGGCGGTGGCTTCGCCGCAGATCCGTAATCAGGGCACCGTTGGCGGAAACCTCTGCGTCGACACGCGTTGCGACTGGCTCAACGTCCCCGAAACGTGGCGCCAAGCGGCCGAACCATGTCTCAAGGCCGGTGGGGAGATGTGCTGGGTTGCTCCGGCGAAGAAGGACTGCTGGGCTGTGAGCAGCTCCGACCTCGCTCCGGTCATGATCGTATTAGGTGCCGAGGTGCAGCTCATCAATAGCGAGGGGCAGCGCTCAATTCCCGTGGAGGAGCTGTATCGGAACGACGGCATAGCGTACCTCGCGAAGGCCCCGAACGAGATCCTCACCGAGATCACTATCGGAGTCCACACCGATCTCCGAGCCACCTATCAGAAGCTGCGACGTCGGGCAAGCATCGACTTCCCCATCCTGGGAGTCGCAGCTGCGGTCCGGCTCGACGCTACCGGCACATGTACTGAGGCGCGCATCGTCCTCGGCGCGGTCGCCTCTGCTCCCCTGCGGGTCCCGACCGCCGAGCAGGCCCTGATCGGACGGACATACGACTCCGACTCGATCGCTGAGGCGGCCGAAGCCGCGAGAAAACTCGCCAGACCCCTCAACAACACCGACCTCACCTCACGCTATCGGAAGCGCATGATCCCTGTATTCGTGAAACGTGCCCTTGAGAAGCTTGCCTGA
- a CDS encoding IclR family transcriptional regulator has translation MRVSAVERAIQILRAFERHDDYSLTELVSLLSLNKSTAYGILQTLTDFRFLTRDPRTRRYRLGPALIRLGHLADVQTEIRAIARPHMELLVQKIRKSVLLGTLNEDQLTIVDKVDPVGILHVSAAIGQQIPFSAGSFGRVFLAWLPDDRVDSLIATHGLEAFTPTSITDPDAYKVELARVRECGYAVDDKEEYLVGVRAVSVPLKNADGVVAALTVVGFTSRSGNQPGEYAIKAAVRAGQEISRQLGADIADPDEVSSAEGVDLKSSPGVSRDV, from the coding sequence GTGCGGGTTTCGGCAGTCGAACGGGCAATCCAGATTCTGCGTGCGTTCGAGCGTCACGATGACTACAGCCTCACCGAGCTGGTGTCGCTGCTGTCGCTCAACAAGAGCACGGCGTACGGGATCCTCCAAACACTCACCGACTTCCGGTTCCTCACGAGGGATCCGAGGACCCGCCGCTACCGCTTGGGGCCTGCCTTGATCCGCCTGGGTCATCTTGCCGATGTGCAGACCGAGATACGTGCTATTGCGCGGCCACACATGGAGTTGCTCGTTCAGAAGATTCGCAAGTCCGTACTCCTGGGAACGCTCAACGAGGATCAGCTCACGATTGTTGACAAGGTTGATCCTGTTGGCATCCTGCACGTGTCGGCGGCGATCGGCCAGCAGATCCCGTTCTCCGCCGGCTCCTTCGGTCGTGTTTTCCTCGCGTGGCTCCCCGATGATCGAGTCGACAGTTTGATTGCAACACACGGGCTTGAAGCTTTCACGCCGACCTCGATCACCGACCCCGACGCCTACAAGGTAGAGCTCGCGCGAGTGCGCGAATGCGGGTACGCCGTGGATGACAAGGAGGAATACCTGGTCGGGGTGCGTGCAGTTTCGGTGCCGCTCAAGAATGCCGACGGCGTCGTTGCCGCTCTCACTGTCGTCGGGTTTACCTCACGTTCGGGAAACCAGCCCGGTGAGTACGCCATAAAGGCCGCAGTGCGGGCCGGACAGGAGATCTCGAGACAACTTGGCGCCGATATCGCGGATCCTGATGAGGTCTCAAGTGCGGAGGGTGTCGATCTGAAAAGTTCCCCCGGGGTGTCTCGTGACGTGTGA
- a CDS encoding molybdopterin-dependent oxidoreductase — MRVDPHLGIVGRAAPRVDALAQATGALKYIDDLSYPEMLHGKILHSIQAHARILTVDTSAAEALPGVHGVLTGADLPVAFGLLPVSQDEHALAIDKVRYVGDPVAAVAAEDPDTAQQAIELIKVMYEPLEVVSTIAQAVEITDEPIHGDGPRNNRDREVTLEFGDVDAGFEAADHLREDVFFYQGNNHAALETHGALGVVGDDGRLHVFSATQVPHYLHRILARVLEMPENRIRVTATPTGGGFGGKTDVFSHELVAAKMALVTGRPVKFLLTREEVFYAHRGRHPVLMWVKTGFTADGRITAMSFKTFLDGGAYGSYGAASLLYTGQLQTVTYSIPAYRFEGVRVFTNKPACGPKRGHGTPQPRFGLEVHLDKAADELGIDPVTLRKRNLVKPHSTTVNHLRITSCGLDECIDRVVNSSGYLDRRRKLSAGRGVGFAIGAYMSGAGLPIYFNDMPQSEVMLKVDRGGGVTVYSMAADCGQGSTTMLATVVGEALGLDPAELALVTADTDLTPVDLGSYSSRVTFMAGNAALDAALKLTDLVLTAVADELDLDPDVVSIGKGVVRAGDREIPWPEAVRIAEAKRGLLVTTGTYKPPKDIMGDYRGAGVGPSPAYSYSACVVEVECDPETGHLAVENVWLAHDVGRAINPLLVRGQIEGSVHMALGEVLMEEQAFRGALHYGPSLLDYKIPTVLEMPRVESIIVESIDSEGPFGAKEVGQGPLLPVIPAVVNAVHDALGIRVDEIPLRPDKILAALDDLKRGGEGRHGPTGLPDYTFRSPLHVDPPPEMVTV; from the coding sequence GTGAGAGTCGATCCGCATCTTGGAATCGTCGGACGGGCCGCTCCCCGTGTCGACGCGCTGGCGCAGGCAACCGGCGCGTTGAAATACATTGACGACCTCTCGTATCCAGAGATGCTCCACGGCAAGATCCTTCACTCCATTCAGGCGCACGCCAGGATTCTCACTGTCGACACATCCGCAGCCGAGGCGCTTCCCGGTGTCCACGGGGTTCTCACCGGTGCGGATCTTCCCGTGGCCTTCGGACTTCTCCCCGTGAGCCAGGATGAGCACGCTCTTGCAATCGATAAGGTCAGATACGTGGGCGACCCTGTGGCCGCAGTCGCGGCCGAAGATCCAGACACCGCGCAACAGGCCATAGAGCTCATCAAGGTCATGTACGAGCCGCTTGAGGTCGTCAGCACGATCGCGCAAGCTGTCGAGATCACAGACGAACCCATCCACGGTGACGGACCCCGCAACAATCGCGACCGCGAGGTGACGCTTGAATTCGGTGATGTCGACGCTGGCTTCGAAGCCGCTGACCACCTGCGCGAGGATGTGTTCTTCTACCAGGGAAACAACCACGCCGCCCTCGAAACGCACGGAGCGCTCGGTGTCGTGGGGGACGATGGGCGCCTCCACGTTTTTTCCGCGACCCAGGTGCCCCACTACCTTCACCGCATACTTGCCCGGGTTCTTGAGATGCCGGAGAACCGTATCCGGGTAACCGCTACCCCCACGGGTGGCGGTTTTGGGGGGAAGACCGACGTCTTCTCCCATGAGCTTGTCGCCGCAAAGATGGCCCTGGTCACCGGCCGTCCTGTGAAGTTCCTGCTCACTAGGGAGGAAGTCTTCTACGCGCACCGCGGCCGTCATCCGGTACTCATGTGGGTCAAGACCGGCTTCACCGCCGATGGCCGGATCACCGCGATGTCGTTCAAAACGTTCCTCGACGGTGGCGCCTATGGCAGTTACGGGGCGGCTTCGCTGCTCTACACCGGACAACTACAGACGGTCACCTACTCCATACCGGCCTACCGATTCGAGGGAGTGCGAGTGTTCACCAACAAGCCGGCCTGCGGGCCAAAACGAGGCCATGGCACACCCCAGCCCCGCTTCGGCCTCGAAGTGCACCTCGACAAGGCCGCCGACGAGCTCGGCATTGACCCCGTGACACTACGAAAACGAAACCTCGTTAAGCCGCACAGCACCACGGTGAACCATCTCCGGATCACGAGCTGTGGACTCGATGAGTGCATCGACCGAGTGGTGAATTCGTCCGGGTACCTGGACCGGCGCCGCAAGCTCTCCGCGGGACGCGGGGTCGGATTCGCGATCGGGGCGTACATGTCCGGCGCGGGTCTGCCCATCTACTTCAACGACATGCCTCAGTCCGAGGTGATGCTCAAGGTCGACCGTGGCGGAGGTGTGACCGTCTACTCGATGGCAGCCGACTGCGGACAGGGGTCAACGACCATGCTCGCGACCGTCGTCGGCGAGGCACTCGGACTCGACCCCGCAGAGCTGGCCCTCGTTACCGCGGACACAGATCTCACCCCCGTCGACCTCGGTTCGTACTCCAGTCGGGTGACGTTCATGGCGGGCAACGCAGCCCTCGACGCTGCCCTGAAGCTCACCGACCTCGTACTCACCGCTGTTGCGGACGAACTCGATCTCGACCCGGATGTGGTTTCGATCGGCAAGGGGGTTGTGCGCGCAGGCGATCGCGAGATCCCGTGGCCGGAGGCCGTCCGCATCGCCGAGGCAAAGCGGGGTCTTCTCGTGACGACAGGCACATACAAACCGCCGAAGGACATCATGGGGGACTATCGAGGCGCCGGCGTCGGCCCCTCGCCCGCGTACTCGTACTCGGCATGTGTTGTCGAAGTCGAGTGTGATCCGGAGACCGGGCACCTAGCGGTCGAGAACGTGTGGCTCGCCCACGACGTCGGTCGAGCCATCAACCCGCTGCTCGTGCGGGGCCAGATCGAAGGCAGCGTGCACATGGCGCTCGGGGAGGTCCTGATGGAGGAGCAGGCCTTCCGGGGAGCGTTGCATTACGGCCCTTCACTTCTGGACTACAAGATCCCCACCGTTCTCGAAATGCCCCGCGTCGAGTCCATCATTGTTGAATCGATTGATTCCGAGGGTCCGTTCGGTGCAAAGGAGGTCGGCCAGGGTCCGCTCCTGCCGGTCATCCCTGCGGTGGTGAACGCCGTCCACGACGCCCTCGGCATCCGCGTGGACGAGATTCCGCTTCGGCCCGACAAGATTCTCGCCGCGCTCGACGACCTCAAGCGCGGAGGGGAAGGCCGTCACGGCCCGACAGGCCTTCCCGACTACACGTTCCGCTCGCCGCTGCACGTCGACCCACCACCGGAGATGGTGACCGTCTGA
- a CDS encoding UbiX family flavin prenyltransferase, with product MDRLVVGISGASGVVYGVRLLEALADRKDIETHLVVSGGALRTLELETDLTLREVEALADQVHDVDDLAAPLSSGSFRTMGMVVAPCSMKTLSGIVNSFSDNLLIRAADVTLKERRRLVLLPRETPLHLGHAQLFVRALEMGAVVMPPVPALYHRPTTVAEIIDHTVGRVLDVFDIDNDLVARWTGG from the coding sequence GTGGATCGTCTTGTTGTCGGGATATCCGGTGCCAGTGGTGTCGTGTACGGCGTCAGACTCCTTGAGGCGCTTGCCGACCGCAAGGACATCGAGACCCATCTTGTCGTGAGCGGCGGCGCATTGCGCACGCTCGAACTCGAGACCGATCTCACGCTTCGCGAGGTTGAGGCGCTCGCCGATCAGGTTCACGACGTGGACGATCTGGCTGCCCCGCTCTCGTCGGGATCCTTCCGGACGATGGGAATGGTTGTCGCCCCCTGCTCCATGAAGACCCTTTCGGGCATCGTGAATTCCTTCAGCGACAATCTCCTCATCCGGGCGGCGGATGTGACACTGAAGGAGCGCCGTCGGTTGGTACTGCTTCCCCGCGAGACGCCACTGCATCTCGGGCATGCACAGCTCTTCGTACGCGCCCTTGAAATGGGTGCTGTTGTTATGCCGCCCGTTCCGGCGCTGTATCACCGTCCAACGACGGTCGCGGAGATCATCGATCACACGGTCGGACGAGTTCTTGACGTCTTCGACATCGACAACGATCTCGTTGCGCGTTGGACCGGTGGATGA
- a CDS encoding HAD-IIA family hydrolase, producing MNHPIEGVIFDIDGTVARGRQVLPGSLDTLAELRRRAIQFAFFTNDNSNPIGFWVERLADMGIDAAPGEIITSALVAAEVMAELHPASPILAVGDVGLFEALGAKNLDLVDADDVDRATVVVMGKDPNFDQNRLNVVCRAIWNGAKFFATNYDPRLPVAGGFVPATGPMVKAVAYATGHEPVVTGKPSPWSGRMAMRILGIAPERGLVVGDQLSTDIAMGRNAGMRTVLVLTGTADASDVDEAPPEQRPSVVVDGVGDLIPWLDAHSTAE from the coding sequence GTGAATCATCCCATCGAGGGCGTCATCTTCGATATTGACGGTACGGTCGCCCGGGGGCGCCAGGTTCTTCCCGGCTCCCTCGACACCCTCGCCGAACTGCGCCGCCGGGCCATTCAGTTCGCCTTCTTCACGAACGACAACTCGAATCCGATTGGATTCTGGGTGGAACGGCTCGCCGACATGGGTATCGATGCGGCACCGGGAGAGATCATCACCTCGGCGCTTGTCGCCGCGGAGGTGATGGCCGAACTCCATCCTGCCAGCCCGATTCTGGCCGTCGGTGACGTCGGCCTGTTCGAAGCGCTCGGTGCGAAGAACCTCGATCTCGTTGACGCCGACGATGTTGATCGGGCAACGGTCGTGGTGATGGGGAAAGACCCGAATTTCGACCAGAATCGCCTCAATGTCGTCTGCAGGGCCATCTGGAACGGAGCCAAGTTCTTTGCCACCAACTACGATCCGAGACTGCCCGTCGCGGGCGGATTCGTCCCGGCGACGGGTCCGATGGTGAAAGCGGTGGCGTACGCCACGGGCCACGAACCCGTCGTCACAGGCAAGCCGTCGCCGTGGTCGGGGCGGATGGCGATGCGCATCCTGGGAATCGCCCCTGAGCGAGGGCTAGTCGTCGGGGATCAGCTCTCAACCGATATCGCCATGGGCCGCAACGCAGGGATGCGCACCGTCCTCGTGCTCACCGGTACCGCCGATGCAAGCGATGTCGACGAGGCCCCTCCCGAACAGCGACCCAGTGTGGTCGTCGACGGTGTCGGCGATCTGATCCCATGGCTTGATGCTCACTCCACGGCCGAGTAA
- a CDS encoding pyridoxamine 5'-phosphate oxidase family protein, which translates to MSELRLKVLDYLANHNVMTLATNGPSGPWAAAVFYVNAGFTLTFLSSPRSRHAEDLSTDPRCAAAIHEDYNNWTEIKGIQIEGRVRVLSGSERIGAARRYAEKFPVTGPDQAPALIRVALKRVTWYELVPEHCHFVDNELGFGHRDEIPLP; encoded by the coding sequence ATGTCCGAACTCCGCCTCAAGGTTCTGGACTACTTGGCGAACCACAACGTGATGACGTTGGCCACCAACGGACCCAGCGGACCCTGGGCCGCAGCCGTGTTCTATGTGAACGCCGGGTTCACCCTCACATTTCTGTCCTCCCCCCGGAGTCGCCACGCCGAGGATCTGTCCACTGATCCCCGGTGCGCAGCGGCCATCCATGAGGACTACAACAACTGGACGGAGATCAAGGGCATCCAGATCGAGGGTCGGGTCAGGGTTCTTTCAGGCTCAGAACGGATCGGGGCAGCAAGGCGGTATGCGGAGAAATTTCCCGTGACTGGACCAGATCAGGCTCCGGCGCTGATCAGGGTCGCACTGAAACGAGTGACCTGGTACGAGCTTGTGCCCGAACACTGTCACTTCGTCGACAACGAACTCGGTTTCGGACACCGGGACGAGATCCCTCTCCCCTGA
- a CDS encoding PEP-utilizing protein mobile subunit: MSETRFPNPFEVPTPEGCEGWEDLYPYYYLFSEERREFEESKFWFFDGMHHPEVLYPFDTITCESWWVALGEMNTRVFIVPPALGIDQRVLNGRLYISANAIMDEEVVEERVAHFMERAGYYYEHWDELYDKWKDKARQTIEELKAVDVKPLPEMEDIEVVHAGRGLTSAYDLLVAYNRVIENMHKIWHLHFEFLNLGYAAYLTYFGFCKELFPDIPDQVVAQMVAGIDVLLFRPDAELKKLAAKAVDLGVGDALKDNTEPAVVIEALEQSEAGRRWIAELEKAKDPWFYFSTGSGFYHHHKTWINDQTFPFSGIADYIRKIEAGKSIERPLKEIIAERDRLSAEYAALLDGDDLKNFNDQLGLARTVFPFIEDHNFYVEHWHHAVFWNKMREFGQIFVDAGFFEEVDDMFYLHRFEVEAALYDLISSWAVGTPARGPGYWPKKIVKRKELFEKLSEWTPIPALGEPPEVVTEPFTIMLWGITTDSIQNWLGVGQDESADYDLKGFAASPGTVEGLARVIMSADELADVQEGEVLVCPITNPSWGPVFSKIAAAVTDIGGMMSHASIVCREYGVPAVVGTGFATQKIKTGQRLRVDGAAGTVTFLD; the protein is encoded by the coding sequence ATGAGCGAAACACGTTTCCCCAATCCCTTCGAGGTGCCAACCCCGGAAGGTTGTGAGGGATGGGAAGATCTATACCCGTACTACTACCTGTTCAGTGAGGAACGCAGGGAGTTCGAGGAGTCGAAGTTCTGGTTCTTCGACGGCATGCACCACCCGGAGGTGTTGTACCCGTTTGACACCATCACCTGTGAGAGTTGGTGGGTTGCGTTGGGGGAGATGAATACGCGGGTCTTCATCGTGCCCCCGGCCCTGGGGATCGACCAGAGAGTTCTCAACGGACGCCTCTACATCAGCGCAAATGCGATCATGGACGAAGAGGTTGTCGAGGAACGGGTAGCGCACTTCATGGAGCGCGCCGGTTACTACTACGAGCACTGGGATGAGCTCTACGACAAGTGGAAGGACAAGGCTCGCCAGACGATCGAAGAGCTCAAGGCAGTGGACGTCAAACCTCTTCCTGAGATGGAGGACATCGAGGTCGTCCATGCCGGCAGGGGCCTCACCTCGGCGTACGACCTGCTCGTGGCGTACAACCGTGTCATCGAGAACATGCACAAGATCTGGCATCTCCACTTCGAGTTTCTGAATCTGGGTTACGCCGCCTACCTGACCTACTTCGGGTTCTGCAAAGAACTCTTTCCTGACATCCCTGATCAGGTTGTGGCTCAGATGGTGGCCGGCATCGATGTCCTCCTCTTCCGACCAGACGCGGAATTGAAGAAGCTCGCGGCGAAAGCTGTGGATCTCGGGGTGGGTGACGCCCTCAAGGACAACACTGAGCCGGCCGTGGTGATCGAAGCGCTTGAGCAGTCAGAAGCAGGTCGACGGTGGATAGCGGAGCTTGAGAAGGCGAAGGACCCCTGGTTCTACTTCTCGACAGGCTCAGGTTTCTACCACCATCACAAGACCTGGATCAATGACCAAACCTTCCCTTTCAGCGGAATTGCCGACTACATCCGCAAGATCGAGGCAGGCAAGAGCATTGAACGTCCCCTGAAAGAAATCATCGCGGAGCGCGATCGCCTGTCTGCCGAGTATGCGGCGCTTCTCGACGGCGATGACCTCAAGAACTTCAACGACCAGTTGGGCCTCGCAAGAACGGTCTTCCCGTTCATAGAGGACCACAACTTCTACGTTGAACACTGGCACCATGCCGTGTTCTGGAACAAGATGCGCGAGTTCGGCCAGATCTTTGTCGACGCCGGGTTCTTCGAGGAGGTGGACGATATGTTCTACCTCCATCGCTTCGAGGTCGAGGCTGCGCTATACGACCTCATTTCCTCTTGGGCCGTCGGAACGCCGGCGAGAGGCCCGGGATACTGGCCGAAGAAGATCGTGAAACGCAAGGAGCTCTTCGAGAAGCTCTCCGAGTGGACGCCGATCCCCGCTCTGGGCGAACCGCCTGAAGTCGTCACCGAACCGTTCACCATCATGTTGTGGGGAATCACGACGGACTCGATCCAGAACTGGCTCGGTGTCGGTCAGGATGAGAGCGCCGACTATGACTTGAAGGGTTTCGCCGCGTCTCCCGGCACGGTCGAGGGTCTCGCGAGAGTGATCATGAGCGCGGATGAGCTCGCCGATGTGCAGGAAGGCGAAGTTCTCGTCTGCCCGATCACAAATCCGAGCTGGGGTCCGGTGTTCTCGAAAATCGCCGCGGCGGTGACCGACATCGGTGGAATGATGTCTCACGCCTCGATTGTGTGTAGAGAGTACGGCGTCCCAGCGGTCGTCGGAACCGGCTTTGCCACACAGAAGATTAAGACCGGTCAACGGCTGCGCGTCGACGGCGCTGCCGGGACCGTGACGTTCCTCGACTGA